The nucleotide sequence TGGGCCTGCTCGGCAAGTACCTGTGCATCGCCATGGTGGCCGTGGGCATCGGCCTGGCCTGGGGTCGCGGCGGGATGCTCACCATGGGCCAGGGCCTGTTCTTCGGCCTCGGCGCCTACATCATGGCCATGCACCTGCAGCTCGCGGACACCCGGCTGCTGGGCGAGCAGGTCCCCGAGTTCATGCGGCAGAACGGCGTCACCGAGCTGCCCGCCGTGTGGGCCGTGTTCGCCCACCCGGTGGCCGCCGTGCTCGGCGTGGTCCTGGTGCCGGCAGCGGTGGCCGCGGCCCTGGGCCTGGCGATCTTCACCCGGCGGGTCAAGGGCGCCTACTTCGCGATCCTGTCCCAGGCCCTCGCCGCGGCCTTCGCGGTCTGGCTGATCGGGCAGCCCGTCCTCACCAACGGCTCCAACGGGCTGAGCAGCTTCCGCTCCCTGTTCGGCTACGACCTCGCCGACCCGCGCAACCAGCTGCTCCTCTACCTCGTCACCGCGGCGCTGCTCCTGGCCATGGTGGCCCTCACCTGGCAGCTCCACCGCAGCCGGTGGGGCGAGCTGCTCGTGGCGGTGCGGGACCAGGAGGAGCGCGTGCGCTTCCTCGGCCGGGACCCTGCCCTCGTGAAGACCGCCGCCTACGTCCTGGCCGCGGTGATGGCCGGGATCGGCGGGGCGCTGTTCGTCCCGGTGGTGGGGATCGTCTCCCCCGCCGACGTCGGGGTGATCCCGTCCATCGCGTTCCTCATCGGCGTGGCCGTCGGCGGCCGCGCGACCCTGCTCGGGCCCGTGCTCGGCTCGATCGCCGTGTCCTTCGCCGAGACGTCCCTGGCCTCCGCGTTCCCGTCCTTCTGGGTGTACCTCCAGGGCCTGCTCTTCGTGCTGGTGGTCGGGTTCCTGCCCGGCGGCATCGCCTCGCTGCCCGGTGTGCTCCGGCGTCGTCGCCGCACCCCCGCGACCGCCCCCGGCGACGGCGACGGCCACGGCCCCGGAGGGGCCACCACCCCCGACGACCCCGTCCCCACCCCGGCAGCGGCCCTGGCCGCGGAGGAGGCCCGATGAACGCCGCCGCACGCCCCGAGATGCTGTCCGCGCGCCGCCCCGAGTGGAGGAGCTCCCTGCTGGGCCGCACCCCGCCGCAGCCCGGCGGGCTGCGCACGGGCCGCCCCTCCTACCTCGAGATCACGGACCTCACCGTGTCCTTCGGGAGCTTCACGGCCGTGGACGGCGTGGACCTCGTGGTCAACCAGGGCGACCTGCGCTTCCTCATCGGCCCCAACGGCGCCGGGAAGACCACCCTCATCGACGCCGTGACCGGGCTCGTCCCGGCGCGCGGGTCGATCGACCACGACGGCCACCAGCTGGTGGGCCGCAGGACGCACCGGATCACCCGGCTGGGCGTGGGCCGCACCTTCCAGACCGCGAGCGTCTTCGAGCAGCTCACGGTCCTCCAGAACCTCGACATCGCCGCGGAGGCCGGCCGCCCGCCCCTGTCCCTGCTCGCCGCCCGGCGGTCCGTGTCCCGGGAGGTGGAGGAGGCCCTCGAGATCATCAACCTCTCCGCCCTGCGGGACGTCCCGGCCGGGGTGCTGGCCCACGGGCAGAAGCAGTGGCTCGAGATCGGGATGCTGCTCGTGCAGAAGGCGCAGGTTCTGCTGCTCGACGAGCCCGTGGCCGGGATGAGCCACGAAGAACGGGAGCAGACCGGTGAGCTGCTGCGCCGGATCGGCGGCGACCGGATCACGATCGTGGTGGAGCACGACATGGAGTTCCTGCGCCGCTACGCCACCTCCGTCACCGTGATGGCCGACGGCCGGGTGATCAGCGAGGGCTCCGTGGCCCACGTGCAGGCCGACCCGCGGGTCCAGGAGATCTACCTGGGCACCGCGGCCACCGCCGCCGCCACCGCAGCCGACTCCCGGGAAGGGGACTCCTGATGCTCGAGCTCCAGGACGTGCACACCGGCTACGGCCGCACCGAGGTGGTCCACGGCGTGGACCTCACCGTCGGTGGGGACGCCGTGGTCGCCCTCCTCGGCCACAACGGGGCGGGCAAGACCACGCTGCTGCGGGCGGTCGTGGGCCTCAACAGGGTGACCTCCGGCCGGATCCTGCTCGACGGCGAGGACATCACCGGGCTCAGCGGGCACGCCCGGGTCCGCCGCGGCATGGCCTACGTCCCGCAGGGCCAGCGCTCCTTCGGCGGGCTCAGCGTCCGGGAGAACCTCCAGGTGGTGGCCGACGGCCGGCGGAACGGGCGGGCCGCCGTCGACCGGTCCCTGGCGATGTTCCCGGCCCTCGAGGGGCTGCTCGAGCGCCGGGCCGGGCTGCTCTCGGGCGGGCAGCGCCAGCAGCTGGCGATCGCCCGCGCCCTGATCACCGAGCCGTCCCTGCTGATCCTCGACGAGCCCACCGAGGGCATCCAGCCGTCCGTGGTCCAGGAGATCGAGCAGAAGATCCTGCAGCTGGCCGCCGGCACCGGGATCCGGGTGCTGCTGGTGGAGCAGCGGATCGGCTTCGCCCTGGGCTCGGCCACGGACTGGTACGTCCTGGACTCCGGGCGGGTCAGCGCCTCCGGCCGCGCCGGGGAGCGGGCCGAGGAGCACGCCCGGGCGGCGCTCGCCCTGTGAGCCGGCGCGGGCGCACGCGCCGGGGCGCCTGCCCGGGCGCCCGCGCCCCGGCACGTGCCGGAAACACCCGGTGAACCTCGCCGAAACACGGAGCCCCTACGGTGACGACTGTCCCTGAGCACCCGCCGTCCCGAGGAGAGCCGTGCACCTGACACCCCGTGAGCAGGAGAAGCTGCTGGTCGTCGTGGCCGGCGACCTCGCCCGGCGGCGCCGGGACCGGGGGCTGCGGCTCAACCACCCGGAGGCGGTCGCCCTGATCACCGCCGAGCTGCTGGAGGGCGCCCGGGACGGCCGGACCGTGGCCGAGCTCATGTCCTGGGGCTCCACGATCCTGGCCCGGGCGGACGTCATGGAGGGCGTGCCGGAGATGGTCCACTCCGTCCAGGTCGAGGCGACCTTCCCGGACGGCACCAAGCTCGTCACCGTCCACGACCCCATCCGCTGACCCGCCCGCCCCCGGCACCGAAGGAGCGCCCGTGATCCCCGGAGAGTACGTCCTGCGGCCCGAGCCCGTCGTGATCAACGCCGGCCGGCCCACCATGGAGCTGGACGTGGTCAACCGCGGCGACCGCCCCGTGCAGGTGGGCTCGCACTTCCACTTCGCCGAGGCCAACCCCGGCCTCGAGTTCGACCGGACGGCGGCCCGCGGCTTCCGCCTGGACGTCCCCGCCGGCACCGCGGTGCGCTTCGAGCCCGGCGACCGCAAGCGCGTCCGGCTCGTCGCCCTGGCGGGGCGCCGCGAGGTCCACGGCCTCGCGAACCGGGTGAACGGGCCCCTCGACGCCCCCGGCACGGACGCCCCCGGCACCGACGGCGGCCCCCGCCCCGACGCTTCCGGGAAGGAGCAGGCATGAGCCACGAGATGTCCCGCGCCCAGTACACGAGCCTCTACGGGCCCACCACCGGGGACCTGGTGCGCCTGGCGGACACCGAGCTGTTCCTCGAGGTGGAGCACGATCGCACGGTCCCCGGGGACGAGGTGGTCTTCGGCGGGGGCAAGGTGATCCGGGACGGCATGGGCCACAACGGGCGGCTGACCCGGGACGACGGCGTGGTGGACACCGTGGTCACCAACGCCGTGGTGCTCGACGCCTCCGGGATCTACAAGGCGGACGTCGGCATCCGGGACGGGCACATCAGCGGGATCGGCAAGGCCGGCAACCCGGACATCATGGACGGCGTCGACATCCTGATCGGCGCCTCCACCGAGGTGATCGCCGGCGAGGGCCGGATCCTCACCGCGGGCGGGATCGACTCCCACATCCACTTCATCGGCGCCGACCAGATCGGCACGGCCCTGTCCTCCGGGATCACCACGATGTTCGGCGGCGGCACGGGCCCCGCCGAGGGCTCCAACGCCACCACGATCACCCCCGGCGCGTGGCACCTCGCCCGCATGTTCCGGGCCCTCGACGGCTACCCGATGAACTTCGGGCTGCTCGGGAAGGGCCACGCGAGCGCCGCCGAGCCCCTCGCGGAGCAGATCCG is from Kocuria rosea and encodes:
- the urtC gene encoding urea ABC transporter permease subunit UrtC, which translates into the protein MSTTSAPRPAAAWRDRLTGPRGAAAGLALGALLLLVLAPLTLGGFGLGLLGKYLCIAMVAVGIGLAWGRGGMLTMGQGLFFGLGAYIMAMHLQLADTRLLGEQVPEFMRQNGVTELPAVWAVFAHPVAAVLGVVLVPAAVAAALGLAIFTRRVKGAYFAILSQALAAAFAVWLIGQPVLTNGSNGLSSFRSLFGYDLADPRNQLLLYLVTAALLLAMVALTWQLHRSRWGELLVAVRDQEERVRFLGRDPALVKTAAYVLAAVMAGIGGALFVPVVGIVSPADVGVIPSIAFLIGVAVGGRATLLGPVLGSIAVSFAETSLASAFPSFWVYLQGLLFVLVVGFLPGGIASLPGVLRRRRRTPATAPGDGDGHGPGGATTPDDPVPTPAAALAAEEAR
- the urtD gene encoding urea ABC transporter ATP-binding protein UrtD encodes the protein MNAAARPEMLSARRPEWRSSLLGRTPPQPGGLRTGRPSYLEITDLTVSFGSFTAVDGVDLVVNQGDLRFLIGPNGAGKTTLIDAVTGLVPARGSIDHDGHQLVGRRTHRITRLGVGRTFQTASVFEQLTVLQNLDIAAEAGRPPLSLLAARRSVSREVEEALEIINLSALRDVPAGVLAHGQKQWLEIGMLLVQKAQVLLLDEPVAGMSHEEREQTGELLRRIGGDRITIVVEHDMEFLRRYATSVTVMADGRVISEGSVAHVQADPRVQEIYLGTAATAAATAADSREGDS
- a CDS encoding ATP-binding cassette domain-containing protein → MLELQDVHTGYGRTEVVHGVDLTVGGDAVVALLGHNGAGKTTLLRAVVGLNRVTSGRILLDGEDITGLSGHARVRRGMAYVPQGQRSFGGLSVRENLQVVADGRRNGRAAVDRSLAMFPALEGLLERRAGLLSGGQRQQLAIARALITEPSLLILDEPTEGIQPSVVQEIEQKILQLAAGTGIRVLLVEQRIGFALGSATDWYVLDSGRVSASGRAGERAEEHARAALAL
- a CDS encoding urease subunit gamma; protein product: MHLTPREQEKLLVVVAGDLARRRRDRGLRLNHPEAVALITAELLEGARDGRTVAELMSWGSTILARADVMEGVPEMVHSVQVEATFPDGTKLVTVHDPIR
- a CDS encoding urease subunit beta — its product is MIPGEYVLRPEPVVINAGRPTMELDVVNRGDRPVQVGSHFHFAEANPGLEFDRTAARGFRLDVPAGTAVRFEPGDRKRVRLVALAGRREVHGLANRVNGPLDAPGTDAPGTDGGPRPDASGKEQA